Proteins from a single region of Antechinus flavipes isolate AdamAnt ecotype Samford, QLD, Australia chromosome 2, AdamAnt_v2, whole genome shotgun sequence:
- the LOC127546321 gene encoding class I histocompatibility antigen, F10 alpha chain-like → MGIQAAYHKHVIQFIIVGTENSLFDYFIVDFLDDVQVLSYDKHTQLLKAKEDWVIQTLGAKFIAKTQQKLLDHEKRFLWFLKKLMLNETKHDGPVFMSLCYLLTFSLPPPVNHTVQIFAFCEIESDSHIRNEIQIAVDGHEFSVLDGEMGIWIALMPEARSFLPILTSTLWTTQREHYMQEYCIDTMKKILQHSVIKKNVPPEVTVSQYETEDGITTLSCSATGFYPRSILLHWQNGKNIIMAGKQSSSGVLPNADSTFYQRITIELLPEDTGTDYDCVVDHIELGPPKAYPIQVKYPKKRSWTVTITILSVVILVLSCTASFIVWKKMKTGVYMEIQEI, encoded by the exons ATGGGGATCCAGGCAG CTTACCACAAGCATGTGATCCAGTTTATTATAGTGGGCACAGAAAACTCCCTCTTCGACTATTTTATTGTGGATTTTCTGGATGATGTTCAAGTGCTATCCTATGACAAACATACTCAACTGCTCAAGGCCAAGGAGGACTGGGTGATCCAGACCCTGGGAGCCAAGTTCATAGCAAAGACCCAGCAGAAATTGCTGGATCATGAGAAACGTTTCCTCTGGTTCCTGAAAAAGTTGATGTTGAATGAGACCAAGCATGATG gcccagtattCATGTCATTATGTTATCTTTtaaccttctccctccccccaccagtGAACCACACAGTGCAGATTTTTGCATTCTGTGAGATTGAGAGTGACAGCCATATAAGAAATGAAATCCAGATTGCTGTGGATGGTCATGAATTTAGCGTCTTGGATGGTGAGATGGGCATTTGGATTGCCTTGATGCCTGAGGCTCGGTCCTTTTTACCAATTCTGACAAGTACTCTCTGGACCACTCAGAGGGAACACTACATGCAAGAATATTGTATTGATACCATGAAAAAAATCCTGCAGCACTCagttataaagaaaaatg TGCCCCCTGAGGTAACTGTATCCCAGTATGAAACTGAGGATGGAATTACCACCCTGTCCTGCTCAGCTACTGGCTTCTATCCCCGCTCTATACTGTTGCACTGGCAGAATGGGAAGAACATAATTATGGCTGGAAAGCAGAGCTCCAGTGGTGTCTTGCCAAATGCTGATTCCACCTTCTATCAACGAATCACCATCGAACTCTTACCAGAAGATACGGGGACTGATTATGACTGTGTAGTGGACCATATTGAATTGGGGCCACCAAAAGCATATCCCA TCCAAGTGAAGTATCCTAAAAAGAGGTCTTGGACTGTGACCATAACCATCCTGAGTGTTGTGATTCTGGTCTTGAGCTGTACTGCATCCTTCATCgtgtggaagaaaatgaaaacaggtGTGTATATGGAA ATCCAAGAGATCTAG